A window of Sodalis praecaptivus genomic DNA:
CCGCGTCCGTCGCACCAAAAAGGTCACGTCGCGTCCGGCCTCGGCCAGACGGCCGCCGAAATACCCGCCGGTCGCGCCGGCGCCCACTACTAATATGCGCATTGCCCTCACCTTTACGAGCTGGAAAAAAGCGTCCAGACGCCGAATTCGCCGTTGCAGTGGTTCCTAACATAAAGGGATAACGTCCGTATCGCAACCGCGGGCACCTGGCTAGCGCCCGCGGCGCGACGGCGCTAGGGCTGCCACAGCGGATCTTTACCGTCGAGCTTGCGGTCAAGGAAAAAGGCGGCGCTTATCAGCGCCAGATGGGTTAGCGCCTGCGGCGTATTGCCGAGGGCATAGCCGCGACGGTCAAATTCCTCCGCATACAGGCCCAGCGGGTTGGCGTAGCGCAGCAGCTTTTCAAATTCAAAGTGCGCTTCGCTCAAACGCCCGGCGCGCGCCAGGCATTCCACATACCAAAACGAGCAGGCGGCAAAGGCCCCTTCTTCCCCCTCCAGGGGGTCAGCGGGCGTCTCCTCGGCGATATAGCGTCGCACCAGGCCATCATGCACCAGATGGGCGCGAATGGCGTCCAGGGTTGCCAACCACTCGGGGTCGGTGGCGCTAACAAAGCGGAAAAGCGGCATTAGCAGCATTGAGGCGTCCAGATCTTTACCGTGGCGCGTAGCGGTGAAATGGCCGAGCTCCGGATTCCAGAAGTTTGACCAAATATCCTCGCGGATGGCGGCGCGGGCTTTGTCCCAACGGCCATAGGGCATCGACAGCGATCGTTTCATGCCAAGGCGCAGGGCGCGGTCCAGCGCCACCCAACACATTAAGCGCGAATGGAGAAAATGCTGCGGTTCGCCGCGCATTTCCCAAATACCCGCATCCGCCTGCTGCCAGCAATCGCACACATGGTTGACGGTATTCACTACGTGTTGCCAACCCTGGTGCGGGATTGCATCGCCGTATTTATTGGCCAGATAGATGGCGTCCATCAGTTCGCCATAGATATCCAACTGCCGCTGGCGGTAAGCCTGATTACCGATGCGTACCGGCCGGGCGCCGCCATAGCCGGTCAGGTGAGGTAAATCGGCTTCCGGCAGTTCGGTGCCGCTGTCGAGACGGTAAACCACCTGCAATTTTTCCGGATCAAAACGGCTGTTGGCCATACACCGGCCGACCCAGCGGTTGAACGCTTTCGCCTCATCGGTATAGCCCAGCCGCATGAGGGCATAGACGCTAAACGAGGCGTCGCGCAGCCATGAGGCGCGATAATCCCAGTTGCGTTCGCCTCCCGGCGTCTCCGGCAGGCCGAAGGTGGCGGCGGCGGCGATCGAGCCGTGCCGGGCGGAGGTAAGCAATTTCAGCGCCAGCGCCGAGCGGTTTACCATTTCCCGCCAGCGGCCGCGGTAATTACTATGCGCCGACCAACGCTGCCAATAGTGCAGCGTTTCGGCGAATAAGACGTCGGTATGATCCACCGCCACCCGGTCGTCGTCGGCACCGCCGAAAACAAATATCGCCTGCTCGCCCGGCCCGAGCGTAAAGGTCGCTGCCGCGGCGTGATCTTCACATTCCAGCGCAACGTTGGCAGCCAGCCGCAGCGACGGCTGACCTTGGGTGACAAAGGTTACCGCGCCATCGTTTAACGTGGCATCAGGTCGGGCGCGCGCATAGTCTGGCATCGGCGCGCAGCGCATGCGCCAGCTGACGCGACCCTTCAATACCTGTAACCGGCGGATAATCAGCGGTAAACGCTCCAGATCGTCGCTAATCGGCATATAATCCGTGACTTCCGCGACCCCCTGCTGCGACAGCCAGCGGGTTTGCAGGATATTGGTGTCCGGCAGGTACAGCTGTTGTAGCCGCGCGTCGGGCCAGTCCGGTTGTAAACT
This region includes:
- a CDS encoding glycoside hydrolase family 15 protein: MTDLPKPGITRNIGDRGIIGDLRSAALVARDATIDYFCWPDLDSPSVFVALLDSEQAGLFSLQPDWPDARLQQLYLPDTNILQTRWLSQQGVAEVTDYMPISDDLERLPLIIRRLQVLKGRVSWRMRCAPMPDYARARPDATLNDGAVTFVTQGQPSLRLAANVALECEDHAAAATFTLGPGEQAIFVFGGADDDRVAVDHTDVLFAETLHYWQRWSAHSNYRGRWREMVNRSALALKLLTSARHGSIAAAATFGLPETPGGERNWDYRASWLRDASFSVYALMRLGYTDEAKAFNRWVGRCMANSRFDPEKLQVVYRLDSGTELPEADLPHLTGYGGARPVRIGNQAYRQRQLDIYGELMDAIYLANKYGDAIPHQGWQHVVNTVNHVCDCWQQADAGIWEMRGEPQHFLHSRLMCWVALDRALRLGMKRSLSMPYGRWDKARAAIREDIWSNFWNPELGHFTATRHGKDLDASMLLMPLFRFVSATDPEWLATLDAIRAHLVHDGLVRRYIAEETPADPLEGEEGAFAACSFWYVECLARAGRLSEAHFEFEKLLRYANPLGLYAEEFDRRGYALGNTPQALTHLALISAAFFLDRKLDGKDPLWQP